From Sphingopyxis sp. USTB-05, the proteins below share one genomic window:
- a CDS encoding chorismate mutase has product MTSAKLPEQCETMIDVRAGVDEVDRALVALLVRRFGYMDAAARIKPDRSAVRDEVRKAEVLDNVARAAEIAGLEPERLRAVWNELVEQSIAYEAVRWEQLRADS; this is encoded by the coding sequence ATGACGTCCGCCAAACTTCCCGAACAATGCGAAACGATGATCGATGTCCGCGCCGGCGTCGACGAGGTCGACCGCGCGCTCGTCGCGCTGCTCGTCCGCCGCTTTGGCTATATGGATGCCGCAGCGCGCATCAAGCCCGATCGCAGCGCCGTCCGCGACGAAGTGCGCAAGGCCGAGGTGCTCGACAATGTCGCGCGCGCGGCCGAGATTGCAGGGCTGGAGCCCGAGCGGCTCCGCGCGGTGTGGAACGAACTGGTCGAACAGTCGATCGCCTATGAGGCGGTCCGTTGGGAACAGCTTCGCGCCGATAGCTGA
- a CDS encoding agmatine deiminase family protein: MSLRMPAEWAPHDAVWIGFPHLAEEWAGAIEEGRRDVAAFANAVHDGGRGEEVRLVVNNARQADIAAALVDPGVRILIQPLGDIWLRDTGPIIAGTGTARRARNFEFNWWGEKFVMPGDQEVGAALAAGSGLPVDDQDWVLEGGGIDVDGTGLCVTTEECLLNTNRNPTLTREDIAVRLHQSLGIDRLLWLGNGLVGDHTDGHVDNLARFVGEGRLALPVAAGADDPNVHIYADARARTAAFGGVEIVDLPSPGRVEVDGEIAAASYMNFYIGNSVVVVPTYGVSSDQTAVDTLAALFPDRRAVGVPARGIIVGGGSFHCSSQQLPS, translated from the coding sequence GTGAGCCTACGCATGCCTGCCGAATGGGCGCCGCACGATGCCGTCTGGATCGGGTTCCCCCACCTCGCCGAGGAATGGGCGGGCGCGATCGAAGAAGGGCGGCGCGACGTCGCCGCCTTTGCCAACGCCGTCCATGACGGCGGCCGCGGCGAAGAGGTGCGGCTGGTCGTCAACAACGCACGGCAGGCGGACATCGCCGCCGCGCTCGTCGATCCGGGCGTCCGCATCCTGATCCAGCCTTTGGGCGATATCTGGCTGCGTGATACCGGGCCGATCATCGCCGGGACGGGCACAGCACGCCGCGCACGCAATTTCGAATTCAACTGGTGGGGCGAAAAATTCGTGATGCCGGGCGATCAGGAGGTTGGCGCGGCGCTGGCGGCCGGATCGGGCCTGCCGGTCGACGATCAGGACTGGGTGCTCGAAGGCGGCGGCATCGACGTCGACGGAACCGGCCTCTGCGTCACCACCGAGGAATGCCTGCTCAACACCAACCGCAACCCGACGCTGACGCGCGAGGATATCGCGGTGCGGCTGCACCAGTCGCTCGGCATCGACCGGCTGCTGTGGCTCGGCAACGGGCTTGTCGGTGACCACACAGATGGTCATGTCGACAATCTCGCGCGCTTTGTCGGCGAGGGTCGCCTCGCGCTGCCTGTCGCGGCGGGAGCGGACGACCCCAACGTGCATATCTATGCCGATGCGCGCGCGCGGACCGCGGCGTTCGGCGGGGTAGAAATCGTCGACCTGCCCTCGCCCGGTCGCGTCGAAGTGGACGGCGAGATCGCGGCGGCAAGCTATATGAATTTCTATATCGGCAACAGCGTCGTGGTCGTGCCCACCTATGGCGTTTCGAGCGACCAAACCGCGGTCGATACGCTCGCGGCACTCTTTCCCGACCGCCGCGCTGTCGGTGTGCCGGCGCGCGGGATCATCGTCGGCGGCGGCAGCTTCCATTGCTCGAGCCAGCAGCTTCCAAGCTGA
- the aguB gene encoding N-carbamoylputrescine amidase — protein MTRTITVAALQLPLPGPVEPNIEAVTALVEEAAAKGAQVILPPELFEGPYFCQVEEEELFANARPTAEHPSVLAMQALAAKLKVAIPTSYFEKDGPHYYNTLAMIGPDGAIMGTYRKSHIPDGPGYEEKYYFRPGNTGFKVWDVFGTRIGIGVCWDQWYPECARAMALMGAELLFYPTAIGSEPYDADLDTSRMWRRAMQGHSVSNCMPVIAANRIGPEGDANFYGHSFITDEWGDMTQAFGAAETGVLTQTIDLDRAAKHRAGMGFFRDRRPQLYGRLVEDI, from the coding sequence ATGACCCGCACCATCACCGTCGCCGCGTTGCAGCTTCCCCTGCCCGGCCCCGTCGAGCCCAATATCGAGGCCGTCACCGCGCTCGTCGAGGAAGCGGCCGCGAAGGGCGCACAAGTCATCCTGCCGCCCGAACTCTTTGAAGGCCCCTATTTCTGTCAGGTCGAGGAAGAAGAGCTGTTCGCCAACGCCCGACCGACCGCCGAGCACCCCAGCGTCCTCGCGATGCAGGCGCTTGCGGCAAAGCTGAAGGTCGCGATCCCGACGAGCTATTTCGAAAAGGACGGGCCGCATTATTACAATACGCTCGCGATGATCGGCCCCGACGGGGCGATCATGGGGACGTATCGCAAAAGCCACATCCCCGACGGTCCGGGCTATGAGGAAAAATATTATTTCCGCCCCGGCAATACCGGCTTCAAGGTGTGGGACGTTTTCGGGACGCGCATCGGCATCGGCGTCTGCTGGGATCAATGGTATCCAGAATGCGCGCGCGCGATGGCGCTGATGGGCGCCGAATTGCTGTTCTATCCGACCGCAATCGGAAGCGAGCCCTATGACGCGGACCTCGACACCAGCCGCATGTGGCGCCGCGCGATGCAGGGGCATAGCGTGTCGAACTGCATGCCGGTGATTGCTGCAAACCGCATCGGGCCAGAGGGTGACGCCAATTTCTATGGCCACAGCTTCATCACCGACGAATGGGGCGACATGACGCAAGCGTTCGGTGCGGCCGAAACCGGAGTCCTGACCCAGACGATCGACCTCGACCGCGCAGCGAAGCATCGCGCAGGCATGGGCTTTTTCCGCGACCGCCGACCACAGCTCTACGGCCGGCTGGTCGAGGACATCTGA
- the rpsD gene encoding 30S ribosomal protein S4 encodes MSKRQSAKYKLDRRMGENIWGRPKSPVNRREYGPGQHGQRRKGKMSDFGIQLRAKQKLKGYYGDITEKQFKKNYFEASRMKGDTGQNLIGLLERRLDAVVYRSKFTPTIFSARQLVSHGHVYVNGVKCNVASRLVKPGDEITLGKKAQEMALVAEAQSLPERDLPEYLAVDGTKSTYVRVPTLDEVPYPVKMEPNLVVEFYSR; translated from the coding sequence ATGTCGAAGCGCCAGAGCGCCAAGTATAAACTCGACCGCCGGATGGGTGAAAACATCTGGGGTCGCCCCAAGAGCCCCGTCAACCGCCGCGAATACGGCCCCGGCCAGCATGGTCAGCGCCGCAAGGGCAAGATGTCGGACTTCGGCATCCAGCTCCGCGCGAAGCAGAAGCTGAAGGGCTATTACGGCGACATCACCGAAAAGCAGTTCAAGAAGAACTATTTCGAAGCATCGCGCATGAAGGGCGACACCGGCCAGAACCTGATCGGCCTGCTCGAGCGCCGCCTCGACGCCGTCGTCTATCGCTCGAAGTTCACCCCGACGATCTTCTCGGCGCGTCAGCTCGTCAGCCACGGCCACGTCTATGTGAATGGCGTGAAGTGCAACGTCGCCAGCCGCCTCGTGAAGCCGGGCGATGAAATCACCCTCGGCAAGAAGGCACAGGAAATGGCGCTGGTCGCCGAAGCCCAGAGCCTGCCCGAGCGCGACCTGCCCGAATATCTGGCCGTCGACGGCACCAAGTCAACCTATGTCCGCGTCCCGACGCTCGACGAAGTGCCCTATCCGGTGAAGATGGAACCGAACCTGGTCGTCGAATTCTATTCGCGCTGA
- a CDS encoding TauD/TfdA family dioxygenase — MTVQTLEHDTATTLFDITPLQPSLGAQISGIDLTELLDRPTYDALRAALLQYKVLFFRDQNLTREQHIALGAAFGDLEEHPVFSLPDYPQILPLISQELKGKYRQSTDSNWHADTTFRTEPSAASILIQRVSPSLGGDTVFANAVAAYETLDEETKARIDGLTAIHDPSVFIQFLDTEEKKDALRNSFPPVEHPVVRIHPETGEKVLYVNSVFTRYIVGLPEDESKALLTRLFDQVKRPEFQVRWSWRPGSIAFWDNRATQHYAVPDYSEARHMERVTIVGDRPVGPSAA, encoded by the coding sequence ATGACAGTCCAGACGCTTGAGCATGACACCGCCACCACCCTCTTCGACATCACTCCGCTGCAGCCGAGCCTGGGCGCGCAAATCAGCGGAATCGACCTCACAGAGCTACTCGACCGCCCGACCTATGACGCGCTGCGCGCCGCGCTCCTCCAGTATAAGGTGCTCTTTTTCCGCGATCAGAATCTGACGCGCGAACAGCATATCGCGCTCGGCGCGGCCTTTGGCGACCTTGAGGAACATCCGGTCTTTTCGCTGCCCGACTATCCGCAAATCCTGCCGCTGATCTCGCAGGAACTGAAGGGCAAGTACCGCCAGTCGACCGACAGCAATTGGCACGCCGACACGACCTTCCGCACCGAACCCTCGGCGGCGTCGATCCTGATCCAGCGCGTCTCTCCCTCGCTCGGCGGCGATACGGTGTTTGCCAATGCCGTCGCGGCTTACGAGACGCTCGATGAGGAGACGAAGGCACGGATCGACGGCCTCACCGCGATCCATGATCCAAGCGTCTTCATCCAGTTTCTCGATACCGAGGAGAAAAAGGACGCCCTGCGCAACAGCTTCCCGCCGGTCGAACACCCCGTCGTGCGCATCCATCCCGAAACGGGCGAGAAGGTGCTCTACGTCAATTCGGTGTTCACCCGCTACATCGTCGGACTGCCCGAGGATGAGAGCAAGGCTCTGCTGACGCGCCTGTTCGACCAGGTCAAGCGTCCCGAATTCCAGGTGCGGTGGAGCTGGCGGCCCGGATCGATCGCCTTCTGGGACAATCGCGCAACGCAGCACTATGCCGTCCCCGACTATAGCGAAGCGCGCCACATGGAGCGTGTGACGATCGTCGGCGACCGCCCGGTCGGCCCGAGTGCGGCCTGA
- a CDS encoding M28 family metallopeptidase, with amino-acid sequence MLRFPRSTAALAVLLTVAACNSSDKAATSPVAIPDVQIPELSLATLQEVTKELSSDAFEGRAPGTAGEEKTIAYIIKKYEEAGLKPGNNGKWTQDVPLVEITAKNATPISFTGGKAPVTAQYAKDYVAFSWRVQPKTEVKDSDVVFVGYGINAPEKGWNDYAGLDVKGKTVVVLVNDPDWQTKEAKGEFNGRAMTYYGRWSYKYEEAARQGAAAVLIVHDTKPAAYGWNVVESSNTGTQYLAESKNGGADQTVANGWIQLPKAKELFASAGQDFDKLRAAAGKKGFKPVALTGVKANFGFDNEIAKKMSRNVVGILPGAKRPDEYVLYTGHWDHLGRCTPVAGDDICNGAVDNASGIAGLVTLAQAFHKAGAPDRSIVFLAVTAEESGLLGSKYYAENPIFPLAQTVGGVNMDALNAIGPTKDIVVVGRGKSELDAYVAKLAQMDKRVIKDEPTPEKGFYYRSDHFSFAKLGVPMFNFGSGDDLVEGGVEAGKKASEDYEKNRYHAPGDEYEAITNWGGMMSDLRLYYAAGRMLAMTDAWPNWVEGDEFRAARDKSRAAAK; translated from the coding sequence ATGCTTCGTTTCCCCCGCTCGACCGCAGCCCTTGCGGTCCTCCTGACCGTTGCGGCATGCAACAGCTCCGACAAGGCGGCGACTTCTCCGGTCGCCATCCCCGACGTCCAGATTCCCGAACTGTCGCTCGCGACGCTGCAGGAGGTGACGAAGGAACTGTCGTCGGACGCCTTCGAGGGCCGCGCGCCCGGTACGGCAGGCGAGGAAAAGACCATCGCCTATATCATCAAGAAATATGAGGAAGCGGGGCTGAAGCCCGGCAACAACGGCAAGTGGACGCAGGACGTGCCGCTGGTCGAGATCACCGCGAAGAACGCGACGCCGATCAGCTTCACCGGCGGCAAGGCCCCGGTAACCGCGCAATATGCGAAGGACTATGTCGCGTTCAGCTGGCGCGTCCAGCCGAAGACCGAGGTGAAGGACAGCGACGTCGTTTTCGTCGGTTACGGCATCAATGCCCCCGAAAAGGGCTGGAACGATTATGCCGGGCTCGATGTGAAGGGGAAGACCGTCGTCGTCCTCGTCAACGACCCCGACTGGCAGACGAAGGAAGCCAAGGGCGAATTCAACGGCCGCGCGATGACCTATTATGGCCGCTGGTCGTATAAATATGAGGAAGCCGCGCGGCAGGGCGCAGCGGCAGTGCTGATCGTCCACGATACCAAACCCGCCGCCTATGGCTGGAACGTCGTTGAAAGCAGCAACACCGGCACGCAATATCTGGCCGAAAGCAAGAATGGCGGCGCCGACCAGACCGTCGCGAACGGCTGGATCCAACTCCCCAAGGCAAAGGAACTCTTCGCCAGCGCCGGACAGGATTTCGACAAGCTGCGCGCCGCTGCGGGCAAGAAGGGTTTCAAGCCTGTCGCGCTCACCGGCGTGAAGGCGAACTTCGGCTTCGATAACGAGATTGCGAAGAAGATGTCGCGTAACGTCGTCGGCATTCTGCCGGGCGCCAAGCGTCCCGACGAATATGTGCTCTACACCGGCCACTGGGATCACCTCGGCCGCTGCACGCCCGTCGCGGGCGACGACATCTGCAACGGCGCGGTCGACAATGCGAGCGGCATCGCGGGCCTCGTGACGCTGGCGCAGGCGTTCCACAAAGCGGGCGCGCCGGATCGCAGCATCGTGTTCCTTGCCGTCACCGCCGAGGAATCGGGCTTGCTCGGTTCGAAATATTACGCCGAAAACCCGATCTTCCCGCTCGCGCAGACCGTTGGCGGCGTGAACATGGACGCACTCAACGCGATCGGCCCGACGAAGGACATCGTGGTCGTTGGCCGCGGCAAGTCCGAACTCGATGCCTATGTCGCCAAGCTCGCGCAGATGGACAAGCGCGTGATCAAGGACGAGCCGACGCCCGAAAAGGGCTTCTATTATCGTTCGGATCACTTCAGCTTCGCCAAGCTCGGCGTGCCGATGTTCAACTTCGGCAGTGGCGACGATCTGGTCGAGGGTGGCGTCGAAGCCGGCAAGAAGGCGTCGGAAGACTATGAAAAGAACCGCTACCACGCGCCGGGCGACGAATATGAGGCGATCACCAACTGGGGCGGCATGATGTCCGACCTTCGCCTCTATTACGCTGCGGGCCGCATGCTTGCGATGACCGACGCATGGCCGAACTGGGTCGAGGGCGACGAATTCCGCGCCGCCCGCGACAAGTCGCGCGCTGCGGCCAAATAA
- a CDS encoding S9 family peptidase, with translation MTAPVAHAQNDDVARRFGTLAGATQVSLSPDGEKLAFLAPSKGQGNDLYIVDIGEGAVPRRILRSSGDPEILFWCKWATTARLVCEIGGRENVGGDIMGFTSLLGVDASGGNVKTLSARRGANAIGYDFRGGEVIDWQPSAEGDLLITRSYVPEAGSTVIRKDGEGLGVDLVKATDGSAKTVEKPRRDAIEYVSDGKGQVRIMGLNSPTTYRGYADPLVRHMFRRKNSRDWEQLSSYDTLSRKGFYPYAVDITTDRAIGFANVDGRRAIVALSLDGTGKTEALFRHSEVDVDELVRVGRDQRVVGATYVTERRHMEITDPKVAAMAKSLSGALGGKDVYFIDASADEAHWLVWVGSDIDPGRYYRYTPSSKQLRPLLDERPLLADQALSPVKPIRYPASDGTMIPGYLTLPLGKVDAKGLPAIVMPHGGLAARDEWGFDWLAQYFAWRGFAVVQPNYRGAAGYGDQWYMDNGFQSWRTAIGDVNDAGRWLLTEGADPAKLSIVGWHYGGYAALQSGATEPGLFRSIVAIAPITDLAQFKSRAMKFASGAVLRDFVGSGPHIREGSPAQNAANIKAPVLMFHGTFDQRANIEQARIMRRALADAGKSVELIEYPGLATSLNDSEARTAMLARITQFLPH, from the coding sequence GTGACCGCACCGGTTGCGCATGCGCAGAATGACGACGTCGCGCGGCGGTTCGGGACATTGGCGGGCGCGACGCAGGTCAGCCTGTCGCCCGATGGCGAGAAGCTGGCATTTCTAGCGCCCAGCAAGGGCCAGGGGAACGACCTGTATATCGTCGACATCGGCGAGGGGGCGGTGCCCCGGCGCATTTTGCGTTCGAGCGGCGATCCCGAAATCCTGTTCTGGTGCAAATGGGCGACCACCGCGCGTCTGGTCTGCGAAATCGGTGGCCGGGAAAATGTCGGCGGCGACATCATGGGCTTTACGTCGCTGCTGGGTGTCGACGCGTCCGGCGGCAATGTGAAAACGCTCAGCGCGCGACGCGGGGCGAACGCGATCGGATATGATTTCCGGGGCGGCGAGGTGATCGACTGGCAGCCGAGCGCTGAAGGGGATTTGCTTATAACGCGCAGCTACGTTCCGGAAGCCGGCTCCACGGTGATCCGGAAAGACGGCGAGGGACTCGGCGTCGATCTGGTGAAGGCTACCGACGGATCGGCCAAAACGGTCGAAAAACCGCGCCGGGATGCGATAGAATATGTATCGGACGGGAAGGGGCAGGTTCGGATCATGGGCCTCAATAGCCCGACCACATATCGCGGCTATGCAGACCCGCTGGTGCGCCACATGTTCAGGCGTAAAAATAGCCGGGATTGGGAACAATTGTCCTCGTACGACACCCTGTCAAGGAAGGGCTTTTATCCCTATGCTGTTGATATCACCACGGATCGTGCGATTGGATTCGCGAACGTCGACGGACGTAGAGCCATCGTTGCGCTAAGTCTGGATGGAACCGGAAAGACCGAGGCACTGTTCCGCCATTCCGAAGTGGATGTCGACGAACTGGTTCGCGTCGGCCGCGATCAACGCGTTGTCGGGGCGACTTATGTCACCGAGCGGCGCCACATGGAAATCACCGACCCGAAAGTGGCGGCAATGGCGAAGTCGTTGTCTGGTGCTCTTGGCGGAAAGGACGTATATTTCATCGATGCCTCGGCTGATGAGGCGCATTGGTTGGTTTGGGTCGGCTCCGACATCGATCCAGGCAGATATTATCGTTATACCCCATCGTCGAAGCAGCTTCGTCCGCTGCTTGACGAGCGGCCTTTGCTCGCGGACCAAGCCCTGTCGCCGGTGAAGCCTATCCGGTATCCCGCATCGGACGGCACGATGATCCCCGGCTATCTGACGCTGCCGCTTGGTAAGGTCGATGCCAAGGGGCTGCCAGCAATCGTCATGCCGCATGGCGGACTAGCTGCGCGCGACGAATGGGGATTCGATTGGCTTGCTCAGTATTTCGCCTGGCGCGGCTTCGCCGTGGTCCAGCCCAACTATCGGGGGGCGGCGGGTTATGGCGATCAATGGTATATGGATAATGGCTTCCAGTCGTGGCGAACGGCTATAGGCGACGTGAACGACGCGGGGCGCTGGTTGCTGACCGAGGGGGCGGACCCTGCGAAGCTGTCGATCGTCGGCTGGCACTATGGCGGCTATGCCGCGCTGCAGTCGGGAGCGACCGAGCCCGGCCTGTTCCGCTCGATCGTGGCGATCGCGCCGATTACCGATCTTGCGCAGTTTAAGAGCCGGGCGATGAAATTTGCATCAGGCGCCGTTCTTCGCGATTTTGTCGGTTCGGGGCCGCATATCCGCGAAGGGTCGCCGGCGCAGAATGCTGCTAACATCAAGGCGCCCGTGTTGATGTTCCACGGCACTTTCGACCAGCGCGCCAATATCGAGCAAGCGCGGATCATGCGCCGTGCGCTTGCCGACGCGGGTAAGTCGGTCGAACTGATCGAATATCCTGGACTGGCAACCAGCCTGAACGACAGCGAGGCACGCACCGCTATGCTGGCACGGATTACGCAGTTCCTGCCGCACTGA
- a CDS encoding PilZ domain-containing protein, with the protein MNQRRFSDPIEEQQSEADGDRRGGDRYRTVWRIAKVVRNGDAGLWRVRNISDKGMMLAADVPINIGEKLEISLSDTVVIRGEVVWSDAGRCGVAFDKEVDVADVLKQLAAEQRGSGYRQPRLPVSTRAQAINDEGTSQIELVDLSQNGAGFIHDGHLEVGKEFDLVLAGGVKRRAIVRWSRAGRGGLWLTQPLDRSDLESIHRFDG; encoded by the coding sequence ATGAACCAACGTCGCTTCTCCGATCCGATTGAGGAGCAGCAGAGCGAGGCGGACGGCGATCGTCGTGGCGGCGATCGTTATCGTACCGTCTGGCGGATCGCCAAAGTGGTGCGCAACGGCGATGCAGGATTGTGGCGGGTGCGGAATATTTCCGACAAGGGCATGATGCTCGCCGCCGACGTTCCGATCAATATCGGCGAAAAGCTTGAGATATCGCTGTCGGATACGGTCGTGATACGCGGCGAAGTCGTCTGGTCCGATGCCGGCCGCTGCGGCGTTGCGTTCGACAAGGAAGTCGATGTCGCCGACGTGCTGAAGCAATTGGCGGCCGAACAGCGCGGGTCCGGCTATCGCCAGCCGCGTCTGCCGGTCAGCACAAGAGCGCAGGCGATCAACGACGAGGGCACGAGCCAGATCGAACTCGTCGATCTCTCGCAAAATGGTGCGGGCTTCATCCACGACGGCCATCTGGAGGTCGGCAAGGAGTTCGACCTGGTGCTCGCCGGCGGGGTCAAGCGCCGTGCGATCGTCCGCTGGTCACGCGCCGGGCGCGGTGGATTGTGGCTGACGCAGCCACTCGACCGCTCCGACTTGGAAAGTATCCACCGCTTCGACGGCTGA
- a CDS encoding alpha/beta fold hydrolase, translated as MMNRRDFSAAVIAGAAAPLLMGATRGATPPGVKALNIVFVHGLFADGSCWTDVISRLQALGFNTTSVQNPLTTLDESVAAAERVLARQDGPTVLVGHSFGGMLVTQAGVHPNVASLVYVAARAPDANENYAALAKEYPTPPATAGIVYDGDEGRLSEAAFLRDFAGDLPEAKARLLYAVQQPFQRALLSGQVTQAAWRSKPSFYAVSSEDRTINPDLERFMAKRMGAKTIELKASHLSMISQPEAIMRLIVEAASAA; from the coding sequence ATGATGAACCGCCGTGATTTTTCCGCTGCCGTCATCGCCGGTGCGGCTGCCCCGCTCCTGATGGGGGCCACGCGAGGGGCCACGCCGCCCGGGGTCAAGGCACTCAATATCGTGTTCGTTCATGGGCTCTTTGCCGACGGCTCCTGCTGGACCGACGTGATATCGCGGCTGCAGGCGCTGGGCTTCAACACGACCTCGGTGCAAAATCCGCTGACGACGCTCGACGAGTCGGTCGCTGCCGCCGAACGCGTTCTGGCGCGGCAGGACGGGCCCACGGTCCTCGTTGGCCATAGTTTCGGCGGCATGCTCGTGACGCAGGCCGGCGTGCATCCGAATGTCGCTTCGCTGGTCTATGTCGCGGCGCGGGCGCCTGACGCGAACGAGAATTATGCCGCGCTGGCGAAGGAATATCCGACGCCGCCGGCGACGGCAGGCATCGTCTATGACGGTGACGAAGGGCGGTTGAGTGAAGCGGCATTCCTGCGCGATTTTGCCGGCGATCTGCCGGAAGCGAAAGCGCGGCTGCTCTATGCGGTGCAGCAGCCTTTTCAGCGGGCGTTGCTGAGCGGGCAAGTCACGCAGGCGGCTTGGCGGTCGAAACCCAGCTTCTATGCCGTGTCGAGCGAGGACCGCACGATCAATCCCGATCTCGAACGCTTCATGGCGAAACGGATGGGTGCGAAGACGATCGAACTCAAGGCGAGCCACCTGTCGATGATTTCGCAGCCTGAGGCGATCATGAGGCTGATCGTCGAGGCCGCGAGCGCCGCCTGA
- a CDS encoding ABC transporter substrate-binding protein, whose translation MKLSLTPFRTLVAGAFLSLAACGGAPDGGTTIKIGDQLHALKSSLDVSGEGQPTDYKIEWANFVGGPPIIAAQTGGSLDVGWMAETPLIFAQAAGSPVKVVAVSKTVDGGGSPYALVVKPDSPIRSIADLKGKSVSFMKGTVLHYFVARLLDKQGLSLKDIKPVQATGFGTGLLDKGSADAITIGEPYLTQALDAGKVRVLASGAPPNTPGFFYLVASDAALADPVKAKAIGDLVARAARATRWQRENPVKAAPALAKRYNVDAKIAEKIITRAPASYAPISDAIIAAHQDEADLFFKEGLIRKKLDASQIFDKRYDDIVIAQEAAK comes from the coding sequence ATGAAACTCTCCCTCACCCCCTTTCGCACGCTAGTCGCGGGCGCCTTCCTGTCGCTCGCGGCCTGCGGCGGCGCGCCCGATGGCGGCACGACGATCAAGATCGGCGACCAGCTCCACGCGCTCAAATCCTCGCTCGACGTTTCGGGCGAAGGCCAGCCGACCGATTACAAGATCGAATGGGCCAATTTCGTCGGCGGCCCGCCGATCATCGCGGCGCAGACGGGCGGATCGCTCGATGTGGGCTGGATGGCCGAAACCCCGCTGATCTTTGCGCAGGCCGCGGGCAGCCCGGTAAAGGTCGTCGCGGTCAGCAAGACCGTCGACGGCGGCGGATCGCCATATGCTTTGGTGGTAAAACCGGACTCGCCGATCCGCAGCATCGCCGACCTCAAAGGCAAGTCGGTGTCGTTCATGAAGGGCACGGTGCTGCATTATTTCGTCGCGCGGCTGCTCGATAAACAAGGCCTGTCGCTGAAAGACATCAAGCCAGTGCAGGCGACCGGCTTCGGCACCGGGCTGCTCGACAAGGGTTCGGCCGACGCCATCACGATCGGCGAGCCCTATCTGACGCAGGCGCTCGACGCCGGTAAGGTGCGCGTGCTCGCCAGCGGCGCGCCGCCCAACACGCCGGGGTTCTTCTACCTCGTTGCATCCGACGCAGCGCTCGCCGATCCGGTGAAGGCAAAGGCGATCGGCGACCTTGTCGCACGCGCCGCGCGCGCGACCCGCTGGCAGCGTGAGAATCCCGTCAAGGCGGCGCCCGCCCTCGCCAAACGCTACAATGTCGACGCAAAGATCGCGGAAAAGATCATCACGCGCGCCCCCGCCAGCTATGCGCCGATCAGCGACGCGATCATCGCGGCGCATCAGGACGAGGCCGATCTGTTCTTCAAGGAAGGGCTGATCCGCAAGAAGCTCGACGCCTCGCAAATCTTCGACAAGCGCTACGACGATATTGTCATAGCGCAGGAGGCGGCGAAGTGA
- a CDS encoding FABP family protein, which yields MDIPEDIFTEPEDVDPETLANLGPLARLAGIWEGERGVDINPKADGPETRKYYERIEMQPIDPQANGPQLFYGLRYHQHVNTREEDISFHDQVGYWLYEASTGLILQTLAIPRGQIAIASGHAEPDAKRLVVKAERGQTEYGICSTSFLDLAFRTDAYQLMIDFRDDGSWSYVSDTTLMVKGRDEPFLHRDRNMLVKVAEPDLNPWAKIVRGAA from the coding sequence ATGGATATTCCGGAAGACATCTTCACCGAGCCCGAGGACGTCGATCCCGAGACGCTGGCAAATCTCGGTCCGCTCGCGCGGCTTGCGGGAATCTGGGAAGGCGAGCGCGGCGTCGATATCAATCCCAAGGCGGACGGTCCGGAGACGCGGAAATATTACGAACGGATCGAAATGCAGCCGATCGACCCGCAGGCGAACGGGCCCCAGCTATTCTATGGCCTGCGCTACCATCAACACGTCAACACGCGCGAAGAAGACATCAGCTTCCACGACCAGGTCGGCTATTGGCTCTATGAAGCATCGACGGGGCTGATCTTGCAGACGCTGGCGATCCCGCGCGGCCAGATCGCGATTGCGTCGGGACATGCCGAGCCCGACGCGAAGCGGCTCGTCGTCAAGGCGGAGCGCGGCCAGACCGAATATGGCATCTGCTCGACGAGTTTCCTCGACCTCGCCTTTCGCACCGACGCCTATCAGCTGATGATCGATTTCCGCGACGACGGATCGTGGAGCTATGTGTCGGATACGACATTGATGGTGAAGGGCCGCGACGAGCCTTTCCTGCATCGCGACCGCAATATGCTGGTGAAGGTCGCCGAGCCCGATCTCAATCCCTGGGCGAAGATCGTCCGGGGCGCCGCCTGA